In Rhodothermales bacterium, a genomic segment contains:
- a CDS encoding response regulator, whose amino-acid sequence AHASSAQPIPTILLVEDNADVRAYLKSHLLAYHILEAEDGEAGLALALTEIPDLVISDVMMPRLDGYGLCAALRKDRRTQDIPVVLLTAKAAEEDKIEGLAAVADDYLYKPFSARELLARTENLIHRNQSLKKQYRQEVVLKPTQITVTSADAAWLEKVRAVVEAQMGESQFGVEQLAEEVGLGRRQLQRRIHELTGGTAHGYIQESRLERARQLLEQKAGNVSEVAYRVGFRDPRHFARLFQQRFGKPPSRWGGAV is encoded by the coding sequence CGGCGCACGCCTCATCGGCACAGCCCATCCCCACCATCCTCCTCGTCGAGGACAACGCCGACGTCCGCGCCTACCTGAAGAGCCACTTGCTGGCCTACCACATCCTCGAAGCCGAAGACGGCGAGGCCGGCCTGGCGCTCGCGCTCACAGAAATCCCCGACCTGGTGATCAGCGACGTGATGATGCCCAGGCTGGACGGCTACGGGCTCTGCGCGGCGCTTCGGAAGGATCGCCGGACGCAGGACATCCCGGTGGTGCTGCTGACGGCGAAGGCGGCGGAGGAGGACAAGATCGAAGGGCTCGCCGCCGTCGCGGACGACTACCTGTACAAACCGTTCAGCGCGCGGGAGCTGCTGGCGCGGACGGAGAACCTGATCCACCGAAATCAGTCGCTGAAGAAGCAGTACCGCCAGGAGGTCGTGCTGAAACCGACGCAGATCACGGTGACATCGGCCGACGCGGCGTGGCTGGAGAAGGTGCGCGCGGTCGTGGAGGCGCAGATGGGAGAGAGCCAGTTCGGGGTGGAGCAGTTGGCCGAGGAGGTGGGTCTGGGCCGGCGCCAGCTGCAGCGCCGGATACATGAGCTGACGGGCGGGACGGCGCACGGGTACATCCAGGAGAGCCGGCTGGAGCGGGCGCGGCAGCTGCTGGAGCAAAAAGCCGGCAACGTGTCCGAGGTGGCGTACCGGGTGGGATTCCGGGACCCGAGGCATTTTGCCAGGCTGTTCCAGCAGCGCTTCGGGAAGCCGCCGTCGCGGTGGGGGGGAGCCGTTTAG